The DNA window tttaacgtcgcatggctcgacggtcgttCATCTTATTATGTAAGACGAACATTATCAATCAGTCCACACTCTTTTCCTTGATAGTAAGGCTTCACTCTCTGTCCATTCACTTTAAATGTGTCCCCGttggtttgattttttaattCTATTGCTCCATGGGGGAAGACTTTGTGAACTAAGAATGGTCCTGACCATCGTGACTTTAACTTTCCAGGGAACAGTTTCAACCTAGAATTAAACAGCAACACCAACTGACCTTCCCACAGTTCCTTTTTCTGAATCCTCTGATCATGACATTTTTTGGTTTGTTCCTTATAGATTTTGGCATTCTCGAATGCTTGATTTTGAAattcttccaactcatgaagtTGAGTCGTTCGAGCTTCACCGGCTTTCAGAAAATCACAGTTTAGGAATTTGGTGGCCCAAAAGGCTTTGTGCTCGAGTTCGAGCGGTAGGTGACATGCCTTCCCATACACCAATTGATACGGAGACATACCTATTGGTGTCTTGTATGCTGTTCTGTACGCCCATAGAGCATCGTCTAACTTGACCGACCAATCTTTCCGAGAAGCACTAACAGTTTTTTCCAGAATTTGTTTAATTTGCCTGTTAGAAACCTCGACTTGCCCACTTGTTTGTGGGTGATATGGGGTGGCGATCTTGTGTTTCACATTGTATTTTCTCAACAAAATTTCCATTAGTTTATTTAAGAAATGAGTACCTTCATCACTGATTAGTGCTCGGGGTACTCCAAACCTAGAGAAAATGTTATGCTTGAGGAAATTCACTACCACTTTCGCATCGATGGTGGACAAGGCCACAACTTCTACCTACTTTGATATGTAGTCGACTGCCACCAAGATATAATTCTTCCCGAAGGATGGTGGAAAAGGTCCCATAAAACCAATCCCCCATAAGTCGAACAGTTCTACTTCCAACATAGCATTCTGGGGCATCTGATTTCTCTTTGAGATGTTACCTGTTCTTTGACATCTGTCGCATTCTCGAACGACATGATGAGCATCCTTGAATAAGGTCGGCCAGTATTGCCCAGATTGTAAGACTTTTGCAGCAGTTCTATCACCACTAAAGTGTCCCCCATAGTctgagtcatggcatgcttttagcACATCCCTTTGTTCCTCCTCTGCTACGCATCTTCTGACTAAACCATCTATTCCTTTCTTGTATAGAAATGGGTCATCCCataagtagaacctgcaatcatgtaaaaactttttcttgcggttagaatcaaaatcCTCTAGGATTACCCCACCTACCAGATAGTTTGCATAATCGGCAAACCAAGGTACACCAATAACAGCAAGGATATGTTCATCTGCGAATTCATCCTTTATTGGGTGTTTTTCTTCTGTTTCCTCGATGAGTGACATTCGAGAAAGGTGGTATGCTACTGTGTTTTCAcaccctttcttgtcacgaatctccacgtcaaactcctgaaggagtaagatccatctcAGAAGCCTTGGCTTAGAGTCCTatttagcaaaaagatacttcaaagcagcatggtcagtgtaaacaatgaCTTTGGACCCCAACAGATATttcctgaatttatcaaaggcataaacaacaacTAGCAACTCTTTTTCAGTGGTTGCGtagttcatctgtgcagggttcaaaacaTGACTAGCATAGTAAATGACATGTAACAATTTGTTTCTACGCTGTCCTAGAACCGCCCCTACTGCAatgtcacttgcatcacacatgatctcgaaAGGAAGAGACCAATCCGGGGccacaacaattggtgccgacactagttttttcttaattgtttcaaATGCTACGACACACTCATTgtcaaaagtaaaaactttgtccTTAACCAAATGAGTAGTTAAGGGTTTGGCTATCTTAGAAAAGTCTCTTATGAACCTGCGGTAGAAACCCGCATGCCCTAGGAAACTTCTAATACCTTTCTTATTCATTGGTGGAGGTAGCTTTGATATTACTTCGATCTTtgcttggtcaacttctattcctttGTGGGAAATTTTGTGTCCCAAgactataccttcacgcaccatgaagtgacacttctcccagttgaggatcAAGTTGGTCTGTTGACATCTTTCTAACACAAGAGCAAGATTagtcaaacaattatcaaaagacttaccaaaaaccgagaagtcgtccatgaataattccatatgcttttcaagcatatcatcaaagatggcttgcatgcatctttgaaaagtagctggagcattacataacccgaatggcatccttCTATAGGCAAAAATACCAAACGGGCTAGTGAAGGccgtcttttcttgatcttctggtgcgaccgctatctgattataccccgaatACCCATCGAGGAAGCAATAGTAGtcatgacccgctaacctttCCAGCATTTGGTCTATGAAAGGTAACAGGAAGTGATCATTTCTTGTCGCCAGATTTAGCCTTCTGTAATCAATGCAAACTCTCCACTCTGTTACTGTCCTTGTAGGAATtaactcatttttctcattttttatcaCTATAGTTCCTCCCTTTTTCGGCACTACATGAACAggactcacccaagcactatcagatatAGGGTAGATCATCCAAGCATctaatagtttcaccacttcttTTCTGACAACTTCCTTCATTGCTGGATTCAACCTCCGTTGAGGTTGGACTAGAGGTTTGTGATCACCctccatgagaattttgtgcatgcaaaccGTAGGACTAATACCTTTCAAATCGTCAATCGACCATCCCATGGCCCCTCTGTGCTTTTTCAGAACTTCAACAAGTCTGTTCTCTTGGATAACTTCAAGGTGTGAACTTATGATAGCCAGACATTTGCTTTCTGTGTCTAGGAAGACATATTTGAGGTTTTCCGGTAGTTGTTTCaattcagcccccttctttggttcatctttCTTTTCCTCTACTAACGGTTGCCTTAAATCCTCCCACCGATTTTGTCAAGAACTTTTAAAGAACGGTTTTGCTTCCATCATATTCAACACTTCTATCTCTTTTTCGTCAACCTCTTCAGCTTCGTTAAAAATTGATAAACTCAACACTCTTTCTAAAGCTAATTTTTGTGACTTCAAAGCATTCTCATTGTTAACAATTTGATCAATCACCTCAATATGTTGACTAGTAGCAAcatcatccttgtatttcatggtgtttcgcacatcaatttTCAACTCTTCATCGTACACCTTCAAGGTCATCGTACCTTCTTCTATGTCTATCAAACATCTCCCGGTCTCTAAGAATGGTCTCCCCAAAATGATCGgaatttcttcatcctctggcATCTCTAAGATTACAAAATCCACTGGAAACACAAACTTGTCAATTTTGACGAGCACATCTTCTACTATCCCGTAAGGTCTTTTTACGGAATGATCTGCAAAttggagtgtcattcttgtatcctGAACTTTACCAATTCCCAATCTCTTGTAGATGGACAGCGGCAGAAGGCTAACACTTGCTCCTAAATCAATAAGAGCCTTTTTAAATGATCTATCCCcaatggtacaaggaatagttaCAGAGCCTCGGTCCTTCTTTTTCaccggaatcttcataccctgcaaaatagcactacaagtttccgTTAGAATAATTGGGTCACGATCGGTGGTccttttcttggagatggtgTCTTTCATGAACTTGACATATGTAGGCATTTGTTCTAATGCCTCCAGGAATGGAATGTTTAACTCAAGTTTCTTAAACATCTCcaggaatttttcaaattttttctcaTGCTGCCCCATCTTCTtatttcttgttggaaaaggtaaTTTAACTGCCGGTTTTTGTTCACTAGTCTTCCCTTTAGTTGTTGGTTCCAACACACCTAAGTCTTCCGCTTCTACCTCATTCTCTTTTATTTCTATATCCACTTAAAGCAATGGCTCTTCTTCTTCAGCACTCTCCTCTACAACTTCTTTCGCTTTACCACTTCTAGTTACTATAGCGCTCACATTATTATGGTCTTTGGGATTCGTAACCGTGGCACTAGGTAGAGCACCAGGTTGCTGAGGACTTGCCaattgttgtgctatttgactcatCTGAATTTCAAGATCTTTAATTGATGCTCCCGTATTCCGAAAAttacttcttgtttcttcttgaaattggGAGCTTTGAGCAGCAATTTTTTCAATGGCAATCTCCCAATCCGCTTTTCTTGGCCCTTGTTGCTGGaattgttgttgaggttgctgaTAAGGTTGTTGATATGGTTGTTATTGTGGTGGCCGatattgctgttgttgttgtggaAGACTTTGATAAGGAACAACCCCTTATTTTGGAACATtcccttgttgatctttccaggagaaattcggatgattcttccaccctggattgtaAGTATTGGAGTAAGGGTTGTTCTGTTTCAAAAAGTTGATTTCTTCCACCTGCTGAGCTGTTACCACACAATGCACGGTAAAgtgaggtcctccacatatttcacaattcaTTGCTTGAATCGGTTGAGCCGGCTGAATTTGAGCCACCGTTTGTTTCTCAAGAGCCATTTGTTTTAATCTGCACTCAACTTCAGCTGCGATCTGATCTTCCATCTTAACAACTTGATTTGACAACTTCAAATCAACTAACCCTTCTGGTTGATTTACACTGCGGTCATACAACTCTAAGTGTTCGTTTGCTGCAATAGCATCAATGATCTTCTTTATCTCAGTGGCTGTTTTAAAATTCGTTGAACCACCAGCAACTGTGTCAATTAGTTGTTTAGTCTTAAGCTTAagaccattcacaaaattctgcatttgttcggttgcatccatgttatgagtaggacatgcaaccaacaaccgcttgaaccttttatatgcatctccaagtgattctccttccttctgtttgaaATTGACTATATCATATCTTTTACGGATATACACAGAAGCTGGAAAACATTCATTCAGAAATGttgtctccatttgttgccaagttgTAATACTTCTAGCAGGtaaagagtaaaaccactcttcagcatcgtCTGACAATGTAAATGGAAACACCACCaatttcttggcttcttcagaatgccccTCTATCTTTAGTGACGTTGTCATAGTAATAAACCTTTGTaagtgcttatttgcatcttcattgattcttccagaGAATGGTTTCTTTTCTAGTTGTCGTATTGTTGTCGGGTGTAACTGAAAGTGggcaacattgaccggttggttaacaaTTGTCATCTAGCCAAGAGGTGCATTTGCTCTcccataatcacctaaaagtcttTCCACAGGAGGTGGGTCTTCGGACATAGTTTCAGGTTTAgaatctgaatgctcagaatGGATTGAATTAGTCGCCTCTGTTTCAGGATCCGAAACTATCAGCGTTTCTTCTTTTGCTTCCAGTTCTTTTTTGTTTAGCTTCTCGGCGTCTAGCTCGGAATAATcattctggttctgcgtcaaaaagaagttcagctgatgccttacctcgcatacaaagattagatgaatatTAGTACGCGCAGTtcaaataacagaaaataaaattttggttgcagagcaacaaaaattcaattgaattattatttaacttatatttggcagtccccggcaacggcgccaaaaacttgatcggaaaaatagcaagtgtactatttttacgaagtagtaataaaagggtaacaaccaagtatcgatctcgaggactgcgttggaatataagttttataattattcaattaaaaaaaaagacaacTGGGGTTTTTTTGATTTAGTTATAATTTCTAAACGTAGAATAAAAATAGCAGAATGTAAATTTAAgctttttcactaatatgagtaAATGCCAAGGCAAGGTGTTTGATTTGCTCTGTAATAACCCTGAATCCTTATAtgagatctctttaacaagttcatgatattcaattactaaatctttagagtgtttgcccctaaatccttattgggcaaacctttggtttttcatctataaatcctaagtccttagagaaatcaGATAAAACCAAGCTTTTTCTATCAAGAGTtcttagtgaccatagggtatccctagtcctaggtgatatctactatggttCAATTGAATACCAACCTTAACAATTGCGATCCGGCAAATTGTTAATCATATAACAAtctttattggtccgataaagaaggcattaaaaacggtataaaattgaattgaataacataaacatgaaatcaatcaaattaaagtATCAAcgtcattacaaaccaaatcagggacaccccctagcattggggggtttagctagtCATATTGTTCGAAAGAAATTCGAAAGTACcaaagttaaacattacagataattgaggaatttttgatcttcaattgctcttgctcatgAACAATCTCCGTTCTTCAATAATCTCATACATTGCTCTGACTCAGATTCAATTTCTTCCTTGTGTAAAAGATGCCTCTTCTCTTCTTGATCCTTCACTATATattgcaaacccttctttttaagtcGGGAAGTACCAAAACACCCTTATGGATCACTTTTTGAGTAGAAAACATAAAATCATGAAAATCAGCGTAACaagccaacacgggccgtgttaggcaacacgggtacccgtgttggtcCTCTGGATTCTTTTAAATCAAATTGCGTACTCAGTAGCAGCAACACGGGCCGTATTaggcaacacgggtacccgtgttgcaccactgtttctTCACTTTTGTTTCTTGATTGCCTGCCTGGCAACACGGGTCGTTTTACTCAACACAGGCGCCCGTGTTGCACCTCTGATTCTCTCCTTTTTTCTTTGTCTTGCTTCTTACTTCCGACATTTCTTGCAATGGGTAGAGTGAACAATCTCCTAGATCTGAGgcatcattaaacaaccaaaccaaagcataaaatgggaaaataaacTCGAAAACAAATGAAAGGATAAAACTTGCCAACACACTCATACATACTTAAACCAATTTAAAAAGGGTAAATTATGACATTGAGCAGTGCGAAATACCTGGATTATCATCAGGAAAGTGACAAAAACATCATGAGATTCGTGACAGATCAGGTACCATTAggaattccacttctttctttccacggacatcttctggaaaatagttctcCAAAAGTGCATCACGGAATAAAGCCCAAGTAACTTGCATGCCTTCTTCATCAAGCCTCTACAAAGTGTTATTCCACCAATCCTTAGCTTCCTTCTCTAACATATGAGTGCCAAACTGCACCTTCTGCGCATCAGTGCAATTTATAACCCGAAATATGTTCTCAATCGTCTTCAACCATGCTTGTGCCTTATCAGGTTCATGCTCTCCCTCAATGATAGGAGTAttgtttgtaacacccttctaaacccccatggaaatataataaaatcagagtaaatataCAGCAAGTATGCtacaattaataaattaaataaaataccaaatcatttgtcatgctttattaggaaatatccgaaaatatcaaaacacatgttcagcacagcggaaactcattcaacaatgttataaaacatttccgataaaatcaatggtacataaaccaataatggcaaaacaatgtatcacaagtaactctaagactatcgatcccagtgttacaaatcagagcatgaccgacacgacccaacataaccggataaactctacgagttatcctcaccgattgcttaagccgctacttcaatctaaaatcataaaagtaagggtgagactacatcataattaaatatagcattataaatcatcagatatagaatttcataagcaattatccaccctacttagcatattcagatttatcaattcataccaatcacaagcacaagtcaaaagtatgcaccaataacaccacacaatcataatgtagcggggaaaatctgatatcgaagccataggattgactcgaatcaatatttcgtttgaaatcgccaccgcgctttattttttcaaaggaaaagggaaaagaacgaaaaacccaaagttgtttttaaaacaagaaagagaactcaggttcgggtgttgattatatgaggggaaggattaaagcacccctcatatcagtggtattccacaggaacctttttgaaaatctgtgtcgtgtgtgctaaaaacgggtttgttttatttttaaaataagctcggcaaagcgttaagccttgtgcctacatacctcctcggtgcaatggacaagtcagagctaatgtagttccgcttaaagggaaaaacgttttaaaaacgaataaacactttatcgtcgttggagagaaatactcagccattgatcttgagcatgagaacaaatgagttcttttcatcgcaaatgaaagaagggctccaactcggataaaatcaacgagtatgccactacctctctcacgcggaaaagatctcattatatcaatcaatttcaaaatcgtggggtataaccactcgtttcgacaattaatagtgtctaaacttttgaagaaaagaggaaaagaccactaagggcaaaagatattttaagagaaaaggttttgaaaagattgcaaacataagaaggttttttgaaaaagggagaatattttgaaaatttaagaatgggaggagatgaagaggctatcctattgcgtaaaataaaagctaaggaaagaaacgatctaaccgaaaaagaagccaacacttgacattatgagtcaaggtagatttcccatcctttggacttatcaatatcaaaccaacacattatcacttggggatccagatgaacttattatcttagcaccactttgcattaagcacattaaaattttgacgaaaatcgggcagagtaacggctgttttcgggtaaaatccttatctcaatgccttggaattaaccagcaagggctttcaaggaaatacctgcatacacaaacagacaacaatccaatgccagacagacagaacaatcacagagtaataacagaatgagggtccagaggtcctaagtccataagtccgaatctccaaaatgctcaggatagtaaccaatagtccgaaagagaaccttatgtgttttttagattttggttgattattagtgttttagcataaaagtaaagtatggtccaagtggacaagagaaaatggcggaaacataaacatatgtccaaatggacaaagagaaaatagcgaaatataaacgtccaaatggacaaaggaaaaatagcggaatgtaaatatgatgaaatgataaaataaagcgataaagcgagaaatataaagagcggtat is part of the Vicia villosa cultivar HV-30 ecotype Madison, WI linkage group LG2, Vvil1.0, whole genome shotgun sequence genome and encodes:
- the LOC131648744 gene encoding uncharacterized protein LOC131648744 — encoded protein: MGQHEKKFEKFLEMFKKLELNIPFLEALEQMPTYVKFMKDTISKKRTTDRDPIILTETCSAILQGMKIPVKKKDRGSVTIPCTIGDRSFKKALIDLGASVSLLPLSIYKRLGIGKVQDTRMTLQFADHSVKRPYGIVEDVLVKIDKFVFPVDFVILEMPEDEEIPIILGRPFLETGRCLIDIEEGTMTLKVYDEELKIDVRNTMKYKDDVATSQHIEVIDQIVNNENALKSQKLALERVLSLSIFNEAEEVDEKEIEVLNMMEAKPFFKSS
- the LOC131648745 gene encoding uncharacterized protein LOC131648745 — translated: MTIVNQPVNVAHFQLHPTTIRQLEKKPFSGRINEDANKHLQRFITMTTSLKIEGHSEEAKKLVVFPFTLSDDAEEWFYSLPARSITTWQQMETTFLNECFPASVYIRKRYDINFVNGLKLKTKQLIDTVAGGSTNFKTATEIKKIIDAIAANEHLELYDRSVNQPEGLVDLKLSNQVVKMEDQIAAEVECRLKQMALEKQTVAQIQPAQPIQAMNCEICGGPHFTVHCVQPQQQFQQQGPRKADWEIAIEKIAAQSSQFQEETRSNFRNTGASIKDLEIQMSQIAQQLASPQQPGALPSATVTNPKDHNNVSAIVTRSGKAKEVVEESAEEEEPLL